From a region of the Dictyostelium discoideum AX4 chromosome 2 chromosome, whole genome shotgun sequence genome:
- a CDS encoding hypothetical protein (Similar to Dictyostelium discoideum (Slime mold). Ras-related protein RabA), with protein sequence MKYINLIFILICFYINYQSIGADRNEFPINEILAAKSILKSLYNFEAKTLEEICFYGCFVCSPIYEPKTYGITTIRINSTRLSFVSYDFSIFRYLSELIIEENIQIQTVFYEKTLPLLKNLELLEVSKQEQPFPDNFSPPEKLKTVQFNSISVPLSSIWFEGVINRIIVKKTLPGFKYPKLTKINTYINTLSLSLNHIDTNVPSMDLFPNLELINFQIHNEMSQKGYKNFSIDSINQDWYKRVNAMEIQFINSGKEATIQKFTLQQSLISRFKLDYLLIDGIGFTVDPSIGYLNFSKMTDKGFVLHIVGDCDLIKKCKISNCVVMPNVAGKKYQNEIIGPCITGR encoded by the exons atgaaatatattaacctaatttttattttaatttgtttttatataaattatcaaagtATTGGTGCTGATAGAAATGAATTCCCCATAAATGAAATTCTTGCTGCTAAAAGTATTCTAAAATCActttataattttgaagCAAAAACTTTAGAagaaatttgtttttatggTTGTTTTGTATGTTCACCTATTTATGAACCAAAAACATATGGTATAACTACAATTAGAATAAACTCTACAAGATTATCTTTTGTTTCTTATGATTTCAGTATTTTTCGATATTTAtctgaattaataattgaagaaaatattcaaatacaaACCgtattttatgaaaaaacacttcctttattaaaaaatttagagctttt AGAAGTTTCAAAACAAGAACAACCTTTCCCAGATAATTTTAGTCCCCCAGAAAAATTGAAAACTGttcaatttaattcaatttctgTGCCATTAAGTTCAATTTGGTTTGAGGGAGTTATTAATAGaataattgttaaaaaaacattaccTGGTTTTAAATATCCAAAactaacaaaaataaatacatatATAAATACATTGAGTTTATCACTCAATCATATTGATACAAATGTACCATCAATGGATTTATTCccaaatttagaattaataaattttcaaattcataaTGAAATGTCTCAAAAAGGTTACAAGAATTTTTCAATAGATTCAATTAATCAAGATTGGTATAAAAGAGTCAATGCAATGGAAATCCAATTCATAAACTCTGGTAAAGAAGcaacaattcaaaaattcacattacaacaatcattaatttcaagaTTTAAACTTGACTATTTACTTATAGATGGAATTGGTTTTACTGTTGATCCATCTATtggttatttaaatttttcaaagatGACTGATAAAGGTTTTGTTtt acATATAGTAGGAGATTGTGatctaattaaaaaatgtaaaatttcTAATTGTGTTGTAATGCCTAATGT